The following coding sequences lie in one Halogeometricum rufum genomic window:
- a CDS encoding long-chain fatty acid--CoA ligase: protein MPGATDQTLRPFLWRAQKMFPDREVVSRTHEGVQRYTYAEYGDRVAQLANALSAAGLGDGDRVGTFCWNHHRHFETYFGVPSMGAQLHTINPLLPDHHVQYIVENAADRLLFVDPSLVEKLDEAYDEEAFASVEQFVVMGEEVPDTDLSPVTDYESFLADEDAAYDWPDLSEDQPAGMCYTSGTTGKPKGVEYTQQMLWAHTMASLPEAGLDLRSSDVVMPVVPMFHVNAWGMPFSTTAAGAKHVYPGPSPTPADLASLIEEEGVTLTAGVPTVWLGLLDYLEENDADMSSLETIVIGGSAAPQSVIRRFDEEYDVDVLHAWGMTEMSPIGTVARLKPGMESLPKDQQYDKQAKQGLLIPGLEMRVVDDDGEEVPWNGEDFGELWVRGPWVTTEYFERPEANQEDFEDNWLKTGDVVTVDEEGYVKIVDRAKDVIKSGGEWISSVELENTLMANDGVAEATVVGVPHERWQERPVAFVVPAAGTDEDALKAELVEMVKAEFPKWWAPDEVVFIEEVPKTATGKFDKKVLRDQYDDQSLVEGKTPEDAAPDADD, encoded by the coding sequence ATGCCCGGTGCAACAGACCAGACGCTCCGACCGTTCCTCTGGCGCGCGCAGAAGATGTTCCCCGACCGAGAGGTCGTCTCGCGGACGCACGAGGGGGTTCAGCGCTACACCTACGCCGAATACGGCGACAGAGTCGCCCAGTTAGCGAACGCCCTCTCGGCCGCCGGCCTCGGCGACGGCGACCGAGTGGGGACGTTCTGCTGGAACCACCACCGCCACTTCGAGACGTACTTCGGCGTCCCGTCGATGGGTGCGCAACTGCACACCATCAACCCGCTCTTGCCGGACCACCACGTCCAGTACATCGTCGAGAACGCGGCCGACAGACTGCTGTTCGTCGACCCCTCGCTCGTGGAGAAACTGGACGAGGCGTACGACGAGGAGGCGTTCGCCTCGGTCGAACAGTTCGTCGTGATGGGCGAGGAGGTGCCCGACACCGACCTGTCCCCCGTGACCGACTACGAGTCGTTCCTCGCCGACGAGGACGCGGCGTACGACTGGCCGGACCTCTCCGAGGACCAACCGGCCGGGATGTGCTACACCTCCGGGACGACGGGGAAGCCGAAGGGCGTGGAGTACACCCAGCAGATGCTGTGGGCGCACACGATGGCGTCGCTCCCCGAGGCGGGACTCGACCTCCGTTCGTCGGACGTGGTGATGCCCGTCGTACCGATGTTCCACGTCAACGCGTGGGGGATGCCGTTCTCCACCACCGCCGCGGGAGCCAAGCACGTCTACCCCGGCCCGTCGCCGACGCCCGCGGACCTCGCCAGTCTCATCGAGGAGGAGGGCGTGACGCTCACCGCCGGCGTCCCCACCGTCTGGCTCGGACTCCTCGACTACCTGGAGGAGAACGACGCCGACATGTCGTCGCTGGAGACCATCGTCATCGGCGGGTCCGCGGCCCCGCAGTCGGTCATCCGCCGGTTCGACGAGGAGTACGACGTGGACGTCCTCCACGCGTGGGGGATGACGGAGATGTCGCCCATCGGCACCGTCGCGCGCCTCAAGCCCGGGATGGAGTCGCTCCCGAAGGACCAGCAGTACGACAAGCAGGCGAAACAGGGCCTCCTCATCCCCGGACTGGAGATGCGCGTCGTCGACGACGACGGCGAGGAGGTGCCGTGGAACGGCGAGGACTTCGGCGAACTGTGGGTCCGCGGCCCGTGGGTGACGACGGAGTACTTCGAGCGACCGGAGGCCAACCAGGAGGACTTCGAGGACAACTGGCTGAAGACGGGCGACGTGGTCACCGTCGACGAGGAGGGCTACGTGAAGATCGTCGACCGGGCGAAGGACGTCATCAAGTCCGGCGGGGAGTGGATATCCTCCGTCGAACTGGAGAACACCCTGATGGCCAACGACGGCGTCGCGGAGGCCACAGTCGTCGGCGTCCCCCACGAACGCTGGCAGGAACGGCCCGTCGCGTTCGTCGTGCCCGCCGCGGGGACGGACGAGGACGCCCTCAAGGCGGAACTCGTCGAGATGGTGAAAGCGGAGTTCCCGAAGTGGTGGGCCCCGGACGAAGTCGTCTTCATCGAGGAGGTGCCGAAGACGGCCACCGGCAAGTTCGACAAGAAGGTGCTCAGAGACCAGTACGACGACCAGTCGCTGGTCGAGGGGAAGACGCCCGAGGACGCCGCGCCCGACGCCGACGACTGA